The Vannielia litorea nucleotide sequence CAGCTCTGGCTTACCCTGCAGCGCATCGAGTAGGCGTCGGCGAGGTCCCAGTGGAAGCGCACCAGGATGCGGCCATATTCGTCGCAGTCGATCTCGCCCTCCCGGCAGAAGGCCTGCGGCCCCTGCAAGAAAGGCTGAAGGCTGGCACGGTCTTGCTTGCGGCTCCAGCCGCCCGGACCTTGATCATGGCCGTCTCGATCCAGGACCTCACTCGGAGTCGGGCGCGAGGCCAAGCTTCAACGCAACTCTTGAACGAAACACAAAGCCAACCACGACGATGCCTGTCAGCGTCAGAAAAGCAATCACTGCAGGGATTGGCCCAACCATGAGCATAAGGATCGAAACAGGGATCACGGCGGCCCCAGGCAAATAGATCGCGACCAGCTGATAGAGATGAAAGAGAGATGTCCGAACAGCGCTCATTACAGCCGATCCTGATAAAAGGTCATAAACGCATCCAACGAGTAGGCAAACGCGTCAACTTCGGCTTGAAGGTCATCTGGAAGAGTCTCGCACGCATCGGCAATTCGCTGCAAATCGCGGATCTCTTCACTCGTGACAGAAAGCGCACGTCGGTCCCCGAAAATCGCGGCGCTGTAAAGCTCCAGGGGCGAGGGTGGGCGCCCCATTTGCCATGATGTGGCATATTGGGTTCGGGTTTCGCGAATCTCGGTCATGTTGATGTAGGTGCGAAGCATGCCGCCCCATCCCGCCAGGATAAAGTTCATCGTCATCTTTGCAGCAAACTCGCTGCCAATCGCAGACCAACGAACCGGAGCCGGTGTGCCGGTGAGATACTTTCTGGGAATGCGCACTCGACGCAGGGAAAACCCCACGAAGGCGCCTCCCGCCACCCTCTGCCCCATCGTTTGCACCGCGTTCCCGAACTGATGGTCAATCAGCTGGTTCAACTCACGGAACCGCGCAAGCTCGTCCGGGTCCGAACTGAGGCATTCTTCGATTTCGGCTTCGTGCTCATCTAACCCCAGAGCAATCCGCGCCATTTGACGAAGCAACAGGTAGGCCGCTCGCTTGTTTTGCCATAGCAGCGAGAAACCCTCATGGATCGCGTCGCCAGCCTCGGTCACGTTGCGTCTGGCGACCGACCCGAGCAGCCCCATTCGTGCGGGCCTGTAAAGAATTCCGAGCCACCAATCTTTCCCGTAGTTGGCAAAAAGCGCCTCATCAAAGTCGAAACGCTCGTACCAATGCTCTTCAAGGAATTCGATCGGCTGGACCTCTGCGCAGTTGATGATGTCACCGTTCCGATCCATTCCGCAAATGATCTGGTCGGCAAGGTCGTCCTCTCTGTTGCCCATGACGACATATCGTCCATCCGCGGTCAGACCCTCGTCGGGCAACCCGTCCTGTGGCATTCGTGTTCTCCGTCAGTTCAGGTCAATTCTTTTCGCGACGAACTTGATGAAGTTCTTCACCAACCCGCGCAGCGTTCCTGCGCGTAGTTCCATCGCCTCACTCCCGTGGATCGCCACCTTTGTGCCGCGCAACACGATCTCGCCGCTTTTCTTCAGTGAAAAACTGCTCCGCCCGCAGACAAAGTGAATAGCATCTGCAGCGCGGACAAATTTCTTGCCACCCACCGCTTCCGAAAAGCTGTCCGTGGTTGATATCTCGAGGCCGTCGGACACGTTGATCGACATATCCTCATCACTATTGATGGTGATCGACTTTTCCGAAGAAACAACGATGTTGTTCTTTGCCTCAAAGAACTGGTTCCCTTCGGTCCTTACAGAATAGTTGCCCTTCGGCTTCATTCGGCTGCCGCGTTCCCCGATCCGATAACCGTAAACGCCAATGCCTTGATCGTTCCACCTCAAGCCCGGCGACACGGGGCCATCACTGTCTTCAGAGCCAATCCGAATAGAGTAATTGCCTCCGACGAACGTCTGTTTTGCATACTCGACTTCCTGAACAAACACGTGCCCGACCGACAGTACCTGGTTGTTATCAGTCCGTGTGGTGTGGTTGTGCAGCGTCTTTTCGTTCACGTCCTTTTCGGCATGGATGAAGATCTCTTCCTCGGCGTCTTTGTCCTCGAACCGGACCTCGTTGTAGCCCTTGCCCTGATGCGTATCCGTCCTGAACGTGCTCCGCGTCTTGTGCTTGGGCAGCTCATATGGCACCTCGTTCTTGCCGTTATACACGCAGCCGGTGACCAGCGGCTTGTCGGGGTCGCCCTCCAGGAACTCCACCACCACCTCCATGCCGATCCGCGGGATCACCATGCCGCCCCAGCCCTTGCCGGCCCAGCTCTGGCTTACCCGGCAGCGCATCGAGTAGGCGTCGGCGAGGTCCCAGTGGAAGCGCACCAGGATGCGGCCGTATTCGTCGCAGTCGATCTCGCCCTCTCCCACCACCCGGGCGGTCTGCGGGCCGTGGATCCGCGGCTGCGCGGTCTTGCGCGGCGGCGCCCAGGGCGCGGAGACCGGGGTCAGCAGGTAGCTGCCCTTGTACTCGGCCTGCGCGCTGTCCGCGCCCGCGCCCGCCGAGCGGTAGAGCTCGCTGGTGTAGCTGTGCCGCGCCTCCAGGCAGAGGTGCGCCTCGCCCTCGGTGAAGGCGGCGTTCGGCCCGTCGGCCACGCAGCGCATGCCCGCCTTCAGGCTCTTCACGTCGCCCGCGGCATGGGTGCGAAGGTCGCCCGCCCGCTCCTGCGTTGTGCGCAGCCCGACCACGCCGCGCCCCGCCTCGGCATCGGGGTAGACGCCGGGGTAGTCGTAGCTCTCGATCTCGCCATGGGCATGGGCCGCGTCGCCGACCTGCTCGGTCAGCAGGTTCGCCACCGGGGTCTTGAAGTTGTAGTCGGTCAGCCTGACCTTGCCGGTGGTCATGCCGCGCGCCTCGCGCCACTCCCAGAAGTGCTCCGCGTCCTTGCGGATGAAGGTGCCGGTGTCGCGGTACTCGCGGCTGCGGCCGGGCAGCTCGTCCATCGCCTCGTGGCTGTCGGTGAGCACCATGCAGTGGTTGCCGGCCTCGTGGCGGAAGTGAAAGCTGATCCCGAAGCGCTCCATCATCCGGCAGGCGAAGGCGAGGTCGCTCTCGCCGTATTGCACGGTGTATTCCAGTTTGGGGTAGCTCTGGGCCAGGTCCAGCCGATGGGTCTGCGCGCCCGCGCCCGACCAGGCGCCCAGCACCTCCTCGAGGATCTCGTCGACCGACTGTTCGTGAAAGATCCGCTGCTGCCGCCGCAGCCCGGCAAGCCAGAACCAGGGACGCAGGGTCAGCGCGTATTCGTCGCCGGCATCGCCCAGCCGCTTCCACTCGATCTCGGTCACCACCCCGTCGAAGGCGACCTCGTCATGCCCCAGCGTGGCCAGCATCACCGTTGCATGGGTGCCCATCAGCGCATCGGTCTCCAGCCCCCGCGGCGCCCGCACCGCGACCGAATAGCAGAACAGATCGCTGACCCGTTCGGTCCCCTCCAGAGACACCAGAAGCAGATGATCCTTGCCCAGCACGGTCTCGATCCGACCGACGTTGTGATCTTGGGTGAGCGCACCGTCCATGAAACAAACCTTTGAAACGCGTGGCGAAAATTGCCGGATAAAGGACGGTAATCAGGTTAAAGAATACACACCCGAAGATGCACGTTTCCCATGAGGGTGCAACCCCGGGGCGGCCAGTTTCTTGGCGCACTGGTCCATAGGTGCACCGGGGCCCGCCGCCTGCCTCAACCCACCAGTTGCGCCTCCCACCGGCCCGAGGCGACCGCCTCGCGCACGTGCGCGAGCAGCAGCGCGCGGATCGCCTCGGAGGCGAAGGTCGCCGGTCGGGAGGCGAGCCGGGTGAGGTGAAGGGTGCGCGACAGCTCCGGCGCCACGATCGGGCGGGCGGTGATGGTGCCGCGCTCCAGTTCGTCCTGCATGAACAGCCGGGTGCCGATGGCGCAGCCGAGCCCGGCCACCAGCGAGCCGGCAATCGCCTGCACCGAGTTCATCTGCAGCCGGGCGCGCGCTTCCAGCTTCTTCAGCAGCGCCGTGTCATCGAGGATCGCGCGGGCCGAGATGCCCTGCCGCAGCAGGATGATTGGCAGGTCGAGCAGCGCATTGAACTGGATCGGGGCCGTGGTGTCGCCGATGATCTCGGGCCGCCCGACACAGACCAGCGGCTCCTCAAGCACCGGCTCGGAGCTGAACATCGGGTCGTCGGGCGTGTTGTAGATCAGCGCCATGTCCACCTCGGAGGCCATGAGCGTGGGCAGCGCCACCCCCGAGAGGCTCTCGGTGAGGGCAAGCTGCACCGCCGGAAAGTCGCGCACCACCTGCGCGATGAAGGGCACGCCGATCGCCTTCACCGCCGAATAGCTCATGCCCACCGAGACCGGCCCCGAGACCTTGCCCTCGTGGTCCATCATGTCGGTTTCCGCCGAGGCCATGGCCCGCAGGATCCCGCGCGCGTGCTCGTGCAGCCGCCGCCCGGCCGCCGTGGGCTCCATCCCCCGCGGCTTGCGCTCGAACAACGGCTGGCCGAAGCGCGCCTCCAGCTGGGCGAGGTGATGGCTCAGCGCCGAGGCCGCCACGTTGAGATGCGCCGAGGCCCGCGCAAGCGAGCCATGCTCGACGATGGCGACGAAGTACTGGAGCTGGCGTGTGTCGAGCATTCTGGTTTCCAGAAAGGAGGGGTCGAAACACTATAGTATTCCGTTCGCAGCACCTTGGCTATCCTTCCGCTCGGGAGGACTGCCATGACCGAAGACCTGAGGCCGCTCGCCGGGCTGCGCGTTGTCGAGATGACCCACATGATCATGGGGCCATCCTGCGGCATGTTCCTCGGGCTGCTCGGCGCCGAGGTGATCAAGGTCGAGCCGCCCGAGGGCGACAAGACCCGCGCCCTCACCGGCATGGGACGGGGCTTCTACCCCACCTTCAACCGCGGCAAGAAGAGCATCACGCTCGATCTGAAGTCGGAGGCCGGCGTCGCTGCGCTGCACCGGCTGCTGGCGGATGCCGATGTCTTCGTCGAGAACTTCCGCGACCAGTCGCTGGCCAGGATGGGCCTCGCGCCCGAGGTGTTGCGCGAGAAATACCCCGAGCTCATCGTCTCCTCCCTGAAGGGCTTCCTGAACGGCCCCTACGAGAATCGCACCGCGATGGACGAGGTGGTGCAGATGATGACCGGAATGGCCTACATGACCGGCCCCACCGGCCGCCCGCTGCGCATCGGCTCTTCGGCCAATGACATCATGGGCGGCCTCTTCGGTGCCTTCGCGGTGCTCGCGGCGCTCCTCCAGCGCGGAAAAGACGGCAAGGGCCGCACCCTGCGCACCGGGCTCTTCGAGAACTGCCTCTTTCTCGTCGCCCAGCACATGGTGCAATTCGACATCGAGGGCCGCGAGGCCCCGCCGATGCCCGAGCGCGAGTTCTCCTGGCCGGTCTACGACATCTTCGAGACCGCTGACGCCCGCCAGATCTTCATCGGCGCGGTGACCGAGGGCCAGTGGGTCACCCTGTGCAATCTCCTCGGGCTCGAGAGCCTGCGCAACGACCCCCGCCTGCAAAAGCGGATGGACCAGATCGAGGCGCGCGACTGGACCATCCCGATCGTGGCCGAGGCCGTGCGCACCCGTCGCTTCTCCGAGCTGCTGGAGGCCTTCGAGCCCGCCGGCATTCCCTTCTCGCCCATCCACCGGCCCGCGGAAATGTATGACGATCCCCACGTCACCCGCCCCGGCGGTCTCTTCACTTCGCGGCTGCCCGAGGGCCAGACCTACCGCGCGCCGATCATGCCCTTCGAGATCGACGGCATGCCGCTGCATGGGCCCTCGCTCGACATTGCCGCCATCGGGGCGGATACCCGCGCGGTCCTGAGGGACGCGGGCCTCTCCGACGAAGAGATTACCCGTGCCAGCGGCATGGAGGCCACGGCATGAGCCTCGAGGCCATCTATCCCGCCGACCGTGTGACCCTGCGCGAGGTCGGCCTGCGCGACGGGCTGCAACTGGCCAAGGCCGTGCCTTCGACCGAGGCCAAGCGCGCCTGGCTGAAGGCCGAGGCCGCCGCCGGGGTGCGGCACTACGAGGTTGGCTCCTTTCTCCCCGCTGCCCGCTTTCCGCAGTTCGCCGATATCCACGAGATCATCTCGGCCAGCGGGGCGCTGGGGCTCCACTCCGCCGGGCTCACGCTCAACGAGCGCGGGGCAGAGGCCGCCATCGCCACGGCCATCCGCGAGATGGTTTGCGTTGTCTCCGCCACCGAGGCGCACAGCGAGGCCAACGCCCGCCGCTCCCGCGCCGCTGCCGTCGAGCTGGTCGGCAAGGTGGCCGCACTGCGCAACGAGCGGGCGCCGGACAAGCTGGTGAACGCCGGCATCGCCATGGCCTTCGGCTGCTCCCTCTCGGGCAACGTCGACCCGGCCGAGGTGCTCCGCCTCGCCGAGGCCTGCCTCGCGGCCGGGGCCGACATCGTCGGCCTTGCCGATACCGTGGGCTATGCCGGGCCAAGGGCCGTGGGCGCGCTTTGCGCCCAGATGCACCGGCTCTGCGGCAACCGGCCCTTCATCATCCACCTGCACGACACGCGCGGCCTGGGGCTGGCCAATGCCGCCGCAGCGCTGGACAACGGCGCGCGGGTGGTGGACGCTTCGCTCGGCGGGCTCGGGGGCTGTCCCTTCGCGCCTGGTGCCACCGGCAATGTCGTGTTCGAAGACGTGGTCTTCCTGGCCGAATCCATGGGCTTTCCCACGGGTATCGACCTGGAGGCCCTCACGCCCGCCCGGGCCATCGCGGAGGAGGCGCTGCCGGGCGAGTCCTTTCATGGCGCCCTGCACCGCGCAGGCCCGCCGACAAATGCAAATTGGCAGGCCACGGCCTGACCGCACCACAGGGAGGAAACCCAATGAAACACATCGCAACCGCCACGCTCGGCGCAGCCCTGCTCGCCGCGCCCGCCGCCCAGGCCGCCACCGAGATGCGCTGCAGCCACCAGCTGCCGCCCGCGCACCACATCGCCAAGGTCGTCGACCGCTGGGCCGAAGAGGTCGAAACCCTCTCGAACGGCGAGATCGACGTGCAGGTCTTCGGTGCCGACAGCCTCGTGGGCGCGAATGACAACATCGTCGCCACCGCCAAGGGCGACATCGAATGTGCCTTCTCGCTGAACTTCCAGTGGGGCAAGACCCTCCCGATGATGAACGTCACCGTCGCGCCCTTCGCCTTCGGTGACATCGCGATCTGGGAAAAATGGCCCGAATCCGAGGCCGCGGCCTTCCTCGAGGAGAAGCTGCTGGAGAAGGGCGTCAAGAACGTCGTCTGGATGTTCCAGACCAACAGCTCGGTCTTCACCACCAACGGCGAGCCGCTGGTCGCGCCCGAGGATTTCGCAGGCCTCAAGTTCCGCGGCCTGACCCCGCCCTTCGATGCCGGCCTCGCCGCGCTGGGCGCCACGCCCACCGCCATGCCCGGCTCCGAGGTCTACCAGGCGCTGGCGACCGGCGTGATCGACGGCGCGGTGACCGACGTGGCCGCCGCCGTGTCGCGCAAGTACTACGAGGTGCAGGATGCCTTCACCGTTGTGCCGGTGCTCTCGGCCTACCTCCACGGCTACCTGAACCCCGAGTTCTACGACGGCCTCTCCGACGCCTCCAAGGCCGCCCTTGCCGAGGCCGGAGCCAAGGCGTCCGCCTGGGCCATCGAGGCCTCGGTCGAGGCCGGCGCCGCCGGGCCGGACCAGCTCAAGGAGAAGGGCGTGAAGGTGCATATCGCCACCCAGGAGGAGATCGACGCGCTGGAAGCGGTCATGCGCCCGGCCTTCGACAAGGCCTTCGGCGAGGGCGATGCCGACAGCGCCAAGCTGATCGAACTCCTCGGCAAGATGTGACCTGACAGGCCGATGCACGAGCAATCGAGGGAGGAGGCGCAACCCGCCTTCTCCCGCCTTCCCCTCTTTCCCGACCGGATCGTTACCGGCCTCGTCCGGCTCTGCGGCGCCGTCTCGACGCTGCTGATCCTCTATATCTTCGGCCAGATCTGCGTGGCCGTGGTGCGCCGCTACGTCTTCGACGCGCCGCTGCAATGGAACGACCAGATGGCCGGATACCTTCTGGTGGCCGTGGTCATGCTGGGCGCCGCCGAGGCGCTGCGCCGGGGCGATCACATCGGGATCGACCTGCTGGCCTCCCGCCTGTCGCCCGCGCGCGCCCGTGTGCAGGCCGCCGTGGCCAACCTCGCCGTCATGGGCTTCGCCGCCGTGGTCGGCCTCTCGATCTGGGAAAGTATCGCCTTTGCCCGCCGCTTCGGCTCCTACTCCATCGGTTACATCGAAGTTCAAACCTGGATCCCGCAGGTGCCGGTGGTGCTCGGCGCAGGGCTGCTCTTTCTCGCCGCCGCGCTCCGGCTCTGGCGCACGCTGAGGCCGCTGCCATGACCCTCGCCCTCGTCTTTCTCGGGCTGATCCTGCTGCTGCTCGCGGGCATCCCGATCTTCGCAGCACTCGGCCTCACCGCCACCGCGATCCTCGTTCTCGTCGAGGGTGACATCGACGGGCTGGGCGACGCCGTCTTCGCGCATCTCAACAAGCCGGTGCTGGCCACCATCCCGCTCTTCGTCTTCATGGCCCAGGTGATGATCCGCGCCAAGGTGATCGACGATCTCTATTCCTTCGCCCACACGTTGATCGGCCATATCAAGGGCGGGCTCGGCGTGGCCACGGTCATGGCCTGCACCATCTTCGCCGCCATTTCCGGCTCTTCCGTCGCCACAGCCCTCTCCATCGGTTCCAGCGCCATCCCCCAGATGAAGCGCTACGGCTATGCCGAGCGCGACGCGCTGGGCGTGGTCGCGGCGGGCGGCACGCTGGGCATCCTGATCCCGCCGTCCGGGCCGATGATCCTCTATGCCATCGTGTCGGAGGCCTCCATCGGCGGGCTCTTTCTCGCCGGCATCATCCCCGGCCTGCTGCTGGCACTGATGTTCTCCGGCTGGTGCATGGTCCAGGCCCGCAGCCGCCGCGGTGTGGATGCCCCCGACTGGGCGGGCTGGCGCAAGGCCACCGCCGCGCTGCGCCGCTCGGTCTGGGCGCTGCTGGCCCCGCCGGTGGTGATGGGCGGCATCTACTTCGGCATCTTCACCGCCTCCGAGGCCGCCGCCGCCGGCTCGCTCTACGCCCTGCTGGTCGCGGTGCTGGTCTACCGCAATTTCGGCCTGCGCGACCTCTGGCACTGCGCCTATGCCACCATGCGCACCTCGATGATGGTCTTCATGATCATCGCGGGCGCCGCCATGTTCGCCCATGCCATCACCCTGGTGCGCCTGCCCGTGGGCGTGACCGAAAGCGTCACCGCCATGGGCCTCGGCCCGATCGGCTTCATCCTCGTGGTCATGGCGCTGATCTTCGTGCTGGGCATGTTCCTCGAGAGCATCGCCATCATCCTCATCACCACCCCGATCCTGCTGCCCACCATGATCGCGCTCCAGATCGACCCGATCTGGTATGGCGTGCTGCTGATGATCAACCTCGAGCTGGCGATGATCACCCCGCCCGTGGGGATGAACCTCTTCGTCATCAAGGGCATCACCGACGCCCCGCTCGGCACCATCGTGCGCGGCGCGGCACCCTATGTCGCGCTGATGGTTGTGGGGCTGGCGCTGCTGGTGCTCTTCCCCGGCCTGGCCACATGGCTGCCGACGGCGGCGGGCTTCGGGCGCTGAGGCCGGGGGGCGCTCAGCCCTCCGCCAGAAGCCGCGCCACGGCCTGGCGGGCGCGCTGCAGCACCGCGCCCGCGCCTTCGCGTGCCGTCAGCCCGTCCATCGGCACCTCCACCCCCAGCGGGATCCCGGCCGGAAGCGCGGCGACAAAGGCCGCGAGGTCGATCTCGCCCTCCCCCGGCGGCAGCCGCTCGGCCCGCGCGGCGTGCAGCAACTGCTCGGTCGTATAGGGCGGATGCACCTTCGCATCGGCCAGGTGCGCAAACCGCAGCCGCTCCTCCGGCGCGTTCCGCAGGTCGTCGAGCCGGCTGCCCGAGCGGTCGAAGTGCAGGCTGTCGGCCAGCACGCCCACCTTTGGCCCGGCCTGCGCGGCCAGCGCCAGCGCCCCGGCCAGGTCGGGCACCACCGCCCAGGGAAAGAACTCCAGCGACACGCCGATCCCGCGTGCCCCGGCCAGCTCGGACAGCGCGCCCAGCCTGTCGGCAAGGCGGCCCGGCTCGGGGTCGTAGGGCGCGGCGATCAGCTCCCGCGCGCCCAGCTCCGCCCCCGCGTCGAGGAGCCCCGCCAGCCGCGCCACCTCCAGCCCCGGCTCGATCATGACGAACTCGATGTCATGCACCACGAGCCCCGTCTCCGCCAGCGCCGCCCGGGTTTCGGCCATCGCCGCGGCGTCCTCCATCAGCGGGTAGGCCGGCGAGGTCGGCGTCACCCGCCGCAGCCGCAGCCCCACCGCATCGAAGCCCGCCTCCGCCGCGGCCCGGATGAACGCCGGCGGCGCAAGGTGGATGGCGGTCAGGTGGGCCACCGAGATCATCCGGCTCATCTCTGTTCTCCTTCTGCGGCATGGCGCCCGGCGATGAACCCGAAGGTCAGCGCCGGGCCAAGGTTGATCCCGCCCGCCGGGTAGGTGCCCCCCATGACCGAGGCCATGTCGGTGCCCGCCGCGTAGAGCCCCGGCACCGGCGCGCCATCCTCTCCCAGCACCCGCGCCGCGCCATCGGTGACCAGCCCGGCAAAGGTGCCGAAGCTGCCGGGGATGACCCGCACGGCATGGAAGGGCGCGTGGGCAAGCGGGGCGACGCAGGGGTTGGGCCGCTGGTCCGGGTCGCCCTGCACCCGCATGTAGGCCGTGCTGCCGCGCCCGAAGGCCGGGTCTTCCCCGCGCTCCGCACCGGCGTTGTAGGCGGCGATGGTCCGCGCAAGCCCTGCCGGGTCGATCCCGCAGGCCCGCGCCAGAGCCTCCGGCGTCTCGCCGCGCTTCAGGTAGCCCGACCGCAGCCAGGGCCGCAGCGGCAGCGGGGCAGGGCGCACGATCCCGAGCCCGTAGCGCCGGATGAACCTGTGGTCACAGACCAGCCAACTCTCCGGCTCCGCGCCCTCGGGCACCGCACCGAGCAGGGCGGTGACGTAGTCGTGGTATCCGAGCCCCTCGTTGCAAAAGCGCTCGCCACTCGCCAGCACCCCGATCACCCCCGGCTGGCCCCGGTCGATGATATGCGGAAACACCCCGCGCTTGCCGTCGGGCCAGCGCAGCTCCGACACCGGGCAGAGCGCGGCCGGACCGGCCAGCGCCGTGGTCTGACGTCCGCCCACGGCCTCGCCGGCCCGCAGCCCGTCGCCGGTTGCCTCCGGCACGGCCAGCGGTGCATGGGTCTCGGGCCTGGCAAAGGTCGCCGCCCGGCGCGCCGCGTCATGCGGGTATCCCCCGCAGGCCAGCACCACCCCGCGCCGCGCACGCAACCGCACCTCGCCCTCGGGGCCGGAAAGCCGCGCGCCCACCACCGCCTCGCCCTCCCGCACCAGCTCCGCCAGCCCGTGCCCGACCCGCAGCTCCACGCCCCGATCCAGCGCCGAGCGCATCAGCCGCGCCACCAGCGCGTTGCCGTTGCGCAGCTGCATCCCCCGGCCATGACGCGCCAGATCCCACAGGTGCCGCGCCATCCGCCGCGCTACGTGAAGCGCCGCGCCCGGCGAGCGCAGCATGGTCATGAAGGCCCGCAGGTCGGGCCCGGCCTGAATGGTCATCCCCATGAAGCTCGTCTCGCGCATGGGCCGCCGCAGCAGCGCCACCGCCGCGCCAAGGCCCTTGGCCTCGTAGGGCCGCGCGATCACCGAACGCCCGCCCGGCCCCGCGCCGGGCAGCTGGCTGTAGGTATCGGGGATCGTCAGCCCGGGCTCGAACTTCAGGGCCGTTTCGCGCGCGAAGAAGTCCACCATCTCCGGCGCGGCCTCCAGGAAGGCATCCACCAGCTCGGCGTTGAAGGCATTGCCCTGCACCGCTTCGAGGTAGACCCGCGCCGCGCCCGGCTCTTCCCTCGTGCCAGCCGCCGCGCACACCGGGTTGCCCGGCGCCCAGATCCATCCGCCGGACCATGCGGTGGTGCCGCCGATCATCTCCGCCTTCTCGGCCACCACCACCCGCAACCCGCGATCCGCCGCAACCACGGCCGCCGCCAGCCCCGCCGCGCCGGAGCCTGCCACCAGCAGGTCGCAGATGATCTCTTCGGCCAAGGTCTCCTCCCTCTCGTCCTGCCCGATCCATCGCCGCTGGCATCCCTAACGTCAAATGCTTGCTTGTCGCTCTGCGTAACATCAGGTTAATCGGGCAGACGGAGGAGGAGCCGCCATGCCCGAAATGACCCTGCGCCAGATCGAGGTGATCCGCGCGGTGATGATGACTGGCACGATCTCTGCCGCCGCCGAG carries:
- a CDS encoding LysR family transcriptional regulator codes for the protein MLDTRQLQYFVAIVEHGSLARASAHLNVAASALSHHLAQLEARFGQPLFERKPRGMEPTAAGRRLHEHARGILRAMASAETDMMDHEGKVSGPVSVGMSYSAVKAIGVPFIAQVVRDFPAVQLALTESLSGVALPTLMASEVDMALIYNTPDDPMFSSEPVLEEPLVCVGRPEIIGDTTAPIQFNALLDLPIILLRQGISARAILDDTALLKKLEARARLQMNSVQAIAGSLVAGLGCAIGTRLFMQDELERGTITARPIVAPELSRTLHLTRLASRPATFASEAIRALLLAHVREAVASGRWEAQLVG
- a CDS encoding TRAP transporter large permease codes for the protein MTLALVFLGLILLLLAGIPIFAALGLTATAILVLVEGDIDGLGDAVFAHLNKPVLATIPLFVFMAQVMIRAKVIDDLYSFAHTLIGHIKGGLGVATVMACTIFAAISGSSVATALSIGSSAIPQMKRYGYAERDALGVVAAGGTLGILIPPSGPMILYAIVSEASIGGLFLAGIIPGLLLALMFSGWCMVQARSRRGVDAPDWAGWRKATAALRRSVWALLAPPVVMGGIYFGIFTASEAAAAGSLYALLVAVLVYRNFGLRDLWHCAYATMRTSMMVFMIIAGAAMFAHAITLVRLPVGVTESVTAMGLGPIGFILVVMALIFVLGMFLESIAIILITTPILLPTMIALQIDPIWYGVLLMINLELAMITPPVGMNLFVIKGITDAPLGTIVRGAAPYVALMVVGLALLVLFPGLATWLPTAAGFGR
- a CDS encoding TRAP transporter small permease, which translates into the protein MHEQSREEAQPAFSRLPLFPDRIVTGLVRLCGAVSTLLILYIFGQICVAVVRRYVFDAPLQWNDQMAGYLLVAVVMLGAAEALRRGDHIGIDLLASRLSPARARVQAAVANLAVMGFAAVVGLSIWESIAFARRFGSYSIGYIEVQTWIPQVPVVLGAGLLFLAAALRLWRTLRPLP
- a CDS encoding hydroxymethylglutaryl-CoA lyase; this translates as MSLEAIYPADRVTLREVGLRDGLQLAKAVPSTEAKRAWLKAEAAAGVRHYEVGSFLPAARFPQFADIHEIISASGALGLHSAGLTLNERGAEAAIATAIREMVCVVSATEAHSEANARRSRAAAVELVGKVAALRNERAPDKLVNAGIAMAFGCSLSGNVDPAEVLRLAEACLAAGADIVGLADTVGYAGPRAVGALCAQMHRLCGNRPFIIHLHDTRGLGLANAAAALDNGARVVDASLGGLGGCPFAPGATGNVVFEDVVFLAESMGFPTGIDLEALTPARAIAEEALPGESFHGALHRAGPPTNANWQATA
- a CDS encoding CaiB/BaiF CoA transferase family protein, whose product is MTEDLRPLAGLRVVEMTHMIMGPSCGMFLGLLGAEVIKVEPPEGDKTRALTGMGRGFYPTFNRGKKSITLDLKSEAGVAALHRLLADADVFVENFRDQSLARMGLAPEVLREKYPELIVSSLKGFLNGPYENRTAMDEVVQMMTGMAYMTGPTGRPLRIGSSANDIMGGLFGAFAVLAALLQRGKDGKGRTLRTGLFENCLFLVAQHMVQFDIEGREAPPMPEREFSWPVYDIFETADARQIFIGAVTEGQWVTLCNLLGLESLRNDPRLQKRMDQIEARDWTIPIVAEAVRTRRFSELLEAFEPAGIPFSPIHRPAEMYDDPHVTRPGGLFTSRLPEGQTYRAPIMPFEIDGMPLHGPSLDIAAIGADTRAVLRDAGLSDEEITRASGMEATA
- the dctP gene encoding TRAP transporter substrate-binding protein DctP, with amino-acid sequence MKHIATATLGAALLAAPAAQAATEMRCSHQLPPAHHIAKVVDRWAEEVETLSNGEIDVQVFGADSLVGANDNIVATAKGDIECAFSLNFQWGKTLPMMNVTVAPFAFGDIAIWEKWPESEAAAFLEEKLLEKGVKNVVWMFQTNSSVFTTNGEPLVAPEDFAGLKFRGLTPPFDAGLAALGATPTAMPGSEVYQALATGVIDGAVTDVAAAVSRKYYEVQDAFTVVPVLSAYLHGYLNPEFYDGLSDASKAALAEAGAKASAWAIEASVEAGAAGPDQLKEKGVKVHIATQEEIDALEAVMRPAFDKAFGEGDADSAKLIELLGKM
- a CDS encoding type VI secretion system Vgr family protein, with product MDGALTQDHNVGRIETVLGKDHLLLVSLEGTERVSDLFCYSVAVRAPRGLETDALMGTHATVMLATLGHDEVAFDGVVTEIEWKRLGDAGDEYALTLRPWFWLAGLRRQQRIFHEQSVDEILEEVLGAWSGAGAQTHRLDLAQSYPKLEYTVQYGESDLAFACRMMERFGISFHFRHEAGNHCMVLTDSHEAMDELPGRSREYRDTGTFIRKDAEHFWEWREARGMTTGKVRLTDYNFKTPVANLLTEQVGDAAHAHGEIESYDYPGVYPDAEAGRGVVGLRTTQERAGDLRTHAAGDVKSLKAGMRCVADGPNAAFTEGEAHLCLEARHSYTSELYRSAGAGADSAQAEYKGSYLLTPVSAPWAPPRKTAQPRIHGPQTARVVGEGEIDCDEYGRILVRFHWDLADAYSMRCRVSQSWAGKGWGGMVIPRIGMEVVVEFLEGDPDKPLVTGCVYNGKNEVPYELPKHKTRSTFRTDTHQGKGYNEVRFEDKDAEEEIFIHAEKDVNEKTLHNHTTRTDNNQVLSVGHVFVQEVEYAKQTFVGGNYSIRIGSEDSDGPVSPGLRWNDQGIGVYGYRIGERGSRMKPKGNYSVRTEGNQFFEAKNNIVVSSEKSITINSDEDMSINVSDGLEISTTDSFSEAVGGKKFVRAADAIHFVCGRSSFSLKKSGEIVLRGTKVAIHGSEAMELRAGTLRGLVKNFIKFVAKRIDLN
- a CDS encoding sugar phosphate isomerase/epimerase family protein → MSRMISVAHLTAIHLAPPAFIRAAAEAGFDAVGLRLRRVTPTSPAYPLMEDAAAMAETRAALAETGLVVHDIEFVMIEPGLEVARLAGLLDAGAELGARELIAAPYDPEPGRLADRLGALSELAGARGIGVSLEFFPWAVVPDLAGALALAAQAGPKVGVLADSLHFDRSGSRLDDLRNAPEERLRFAHLADAKVHPPYTTEQLLHAARAERLPPGEGEIDLAAFVAALPAGIPLGVEVPMDGLTAREGAGAVLQRARQAVARLLAEG